A genomic stretch from Marinimicrobium sp. C6131 includes:
- a CDS encoding acylphosphatase: MIDAKHYLIQGRVQGVSYRANTQRKARELGLTGWVRNLPDGQVEALAQGAPETLQAFETWLWQGPALAEVTQVEVSEADSEPADSDFIVRY, from the coding sequence TTGATTGACGCTAAACACTACCTGATTCAGGGGCGCGTTCAGGGCGTTTCCTATCGCGCCAACACCCAGCGCAAAGCCCGGGAACTCGGCCTCACCGGTTGGGTTCGCAACTTGCCCGACGGTCAGGTCGAAGCGCTGGCCCAGGGGGCTCCCGAAACACTGCAAGCCTTCGAAACCTGGCTTTGGCAGGGCCCGGCGCTGGCGGAAGTCACCCAGGTTGAGGTCAGCGAGGCCGACAGCGAGCCGGCCGATTCAGATTTCATCGTGCGCTACTGA
- a CDS encoding methylated-DNA--[protein]-cysteine S-methyltransferase, translating to MTARYQSLLDSPIGTVRILAGDDAITHIDFIDTGDAPARAENTLTRLARQQLSDYFAGQRRTFDLPLAAAGTDFQQACWKALLTIPYGETRSYAEQAELIQRLKAVRAVGAANGANPIAIVVPCHRVIGKNGKLTGYAGGVERKAWLLALERRCAAAL from the coding sequence ATGACCGCCCGTTACCAAAGCCTGCTGGACTCACCGATCGGCACTGTGCGCATTCTGGCCGGTGACGATGCCATCACCCACATTGACTTTATCGATACCGGTGACGCACCCGCCCGTGCTGAAAACACCCTGACCCGGCTCGCCCGCCAGCAACTGAGCGACTATTTCGCCGGTCAGCGTCGGACGTTCGACCTGCCGCTGGCCGCCGCCGGCACCGACTTCCAGCAGGCCTGCTGGAAGGCCCTGCTGACCATTCCCTATGGCGAGACCCGATCCTATGCCGAACAGGCGGAACTCATTCAGCGCCTCAAGGCCGTCCGGGCCGTCGGCGCCGCCAACGGCGCCAACCCGATTGCCATTGTCGTGCCCTGCCACCGGGTTATCGGCAAGAACGGCAAACTGACCGGCTATGCCGGCGGTGTTGAACGCAAAGCCTGGTTACTGGCCCTTGAGCGGCGCTGTGCAGCCGCTCTGTAA
- a CDS encoding DNA-3-methyladenine glycosylase 2 family protein — translation MTNSHYRQARLARDHRFDGRFFVAVKTTGIYCRPICPAPAPKERNVLYFDSAIAAANAGFRPCLRCRPDSAPTSWAWKGTDTTLERALRLIDDGALLEGSVTDLADRLGISSRYLGRLFQQNVGTSPKQYGLYQQVLFAKSLLQQTRLPVTEIALASGFGSVRRFNDCFARALRLTPSALRRQTSRQLPEAGMRLLLSYRPPYDWPALRDFLQTRLIDTLEWCGDDYYGRTFRLADGHSGRFTAWHRPERFGFEVSLELSQPTALLPVVRTIRRLLDLDADSSTIDAHLAPIQRHLGPLRPGLRLPGIWDPFEAGVRAILGQQISVAAARNLVARVVTELGQPIPGQHNEYRLFPGPAELTGNDLGWLKIPGRRRQTLLDLAELFNSQPARAAAPDNWLALNGIGPWTVNYARMRGLGDSDVWLGSDLGVQKALGEQSRQWRPEDASPWQSYLTVYLWSLL, via the coding sequence GTGACCAACAGCCACTACCGACAAGCCCGACTGGCCCGAGACCATCGCTTCGATGGCCGGTTTTTTGTCGCGGTGAAAACCACCGGCATCTATTGTCGTCCGATTTGCCCGGCCCCGGCGCCGAAAGAGCGGAACGTTCTCTATTTCGACAGCGCCATTGCCGCGGCCAACGCCGGTTTTCGGCCCTGCCTGCGCTGCCGGCCGGACAGCGCCCCGACCTCCTGGGCCTGGAAAGGGACCGACACCACCCTGGAGCGGGCGCTAAGATTGATCGATGACGGGGCACTGCTGGAAGGCAGCGTGACCGACCTGGCCGACCGGCTCGGCATCAGCAGCCGTTACCTCGGCCGGCTGTTCCAGCAAAACGTTGGCACCAGTCCGAAACAGTACGGTCTCTATCAGCAGGTGCTGTTCGCCAAGAGCCTGCTACAACAGACCCGGCTACCGGTCACCGAAATTGCCCTGGCCTCCGGCTTCGGCAGCGTGCGCCGCTTCAATGACTGTTTTGCCAGAGCACTGCGACTGACACCCAGCGCCCTGCGACGCCAGACGTCCCGCCAACTCCCGGAGGCCGGCATGCGCCTCCTGCTCAGTTACCGGCCGCCCTACGACTGGCCAGCGCTGCGGGACTTTCTCCAGACCCGCCTGATCGACACCCTGGAATGGTGCGGCGATGACTACTACGGCCGGACCTTTCGCCTGGCCGACGGGCACAGTGGCCGTTTTACCGCCTGGCACCGGCCCGAGCGTTTTGGCTTCGAGGTCAGTCTGGAACTGAGCCAACCAACCGCCCTGTTGCCGGTGGTCCGGACCATCCGTCGCCTGTTGGACCTGGATGCCGACAGCAGCACCATCGACGCTCACCTGGCGCCGATCCAGAGGCATCTGGGTCCGTTGCGGCCGGGTTTACGCCTGCCGGGTATCTGGGATCCGTTTGAAGCCGGCGTTCGCGCCATTCTCGGGCAGCAGATCAGCGTTGCGGCGGCGCGCAACCTCGTCGCCCGGGTGGTCACCGAGTTGGGTCAGCCAATACCCGGCCAACATAATGAGTACCGGCTATTCCCAGGCCCGGCCGAGCTGACCGGTAATGATCTCGGCTGGTTGAAAATACCCGGTCGTAGACGCCAGACCCTGCTCGACCTGGCGGAGCTGTTCAACAGCCAGCCGGCGCGGGCGGCAGCCCCTGACAATTGGCTGGCGCTCAACGGCATCGGCCCCTGGACGGTAAACTATGCCCGGATGCGGGGCCTGGGCGACAGCGATGTCTGGCTCGGTTCCGATCTGGGTGTGCAAAAAGCGCTGGGGGAACAAAGCCGCCAATGGCGGCCAGAGGATGCCTCGCCCTGGCAGAGTTATCTGACCGTTTATCTGTGGAGTCTGCTATGA
- a CDS encoding Gfo/Idh/MocA family protein: MSDKTIRWGIIGAGVIAHKMAEAIQLETGNKLISVASKSPDKAELFAREYAIEADTYASLVERDDVDVIYIATTHNFHADNALMALEQGKHLVIEKPFTVNAEQARRLKSAAEAKGCFLMEAIWTRFLPSMKALRDAIGNHTIGEVKVASINFGGIAPDHYRGRLFDPALAGGVTLDMGIYPISMLCYVLGERPASIHATARFSDTGVDEIASYQLVFPSGCIATVNTSFNLLMRQEALFFGDKGYIDYPEFQQSDAFTVKYLKDRAIDREEIIRTENADNGFIFQVREAARCLRAGLRESPVIPVAETVAIMAVMDEIRRQLPLQYECENDGL, encoded by the coding sequence GTGTCAGACAAGACGATTCGCTGGGGTATTATCGGCGCAGGCGTGATTGCCCACAAAATGGCCGAGGCCATCCAGCTTGAAACAGGCAACAAGCTCATCTCCGTTGCCTCTAAATCTCCGGACAAGGCCGAGTTGTTCGCCCGGGAGTACGCCATTGAGGCCGACACCTATGCGTCGCTGGTCGAACGCGACGATGTCGACGTGATCTATATCGCCACGACCCACAACTTCCACGCCGACAACGCGCTTATGGCGCTGGAGCAGGGTAAGCACCTGGTCATAGAAAAGCCCTTTACCGTCAACGCCGAGCAGGCACGTCGACTGAAAAGCGCCGCCGAAGCCAAGGGCTGCTTCCTGATGGAAGCCATCTGGACCCGATTTTTGCCCAGCATGAAAGCGCTGCGTGACGCCATCGGGAACCACACCATCGGTGAAGTGAAAGTCGCCAGTATCAATTTCGGGGGCATTGCCCCGGACCATTACCGGGGACGGCTGTTTGATCCGGCACTGGCCGGCGGCGTCACTCTGGATATGGGCATCTACCCGATCAGCATGCTCTGCTACGTGCTGGGCGAACGGCCCGCCAGTATTCACGCCACCGCCCGGTTCAGCGACACCGGCGTTGATGAAATCGCCTCCTACCAGTTGGTTTTCCCCTCAGGCTGCATTGCCACGGTGAACACCAGCTTCAATCTGTTGATGCGTCAGGAAGCGTTGTTCTTTGGTGACAAGGGCTATATTGACTATCCGGAGTTTCAGCAGAGTGACGCCTTTACCGTCAAGTACTTAAAAGATCGTGCCATCGATCGCGAAGAAATCATCCGCACCGAAAACGCGGACAACGGCTTTATTTTTCAGGTCCGGGAAGCCGCCCGCTGCCTGCGCGCCGGTCTGCGGGAAAGCCCGGTGATTCCCGTGGCGGAAACCGTAGCAATCATGGCGGTCATGGACGAAATCCGACGGCAATTGCCTCTGCAGTACGAGTGCGAGAATGACGGACTTTGA
- a CDS encoding TonB-dependent receptor, whose amino-acid sequence MKFRQMPLAIAVTALSAGSASLAYAQPSNLQEELVVTGQREARNEAIDLYRDSDSITNFIASDAMGQFVDQNVAESLQRLPGVSISRDQGEGRFVSVRGVSAGLSSVSINGMRIGTPEDGSRAVPLDVIPTGSVELIEITKVPTPDMPGDAIGGAVNVKSGSAFDYDGDTFRYRAEGSYNELSEKTSPKLQANYTDVVNAFGGSENFGISLGANFLDREFQSDNIEAAYYENDDLGETVKALQEVQLRKYYVNRERIGANVNLEYRPDDTSRYYMNTVFSRFTDAETRQRSIYVFEDGALTNFDGNNGTFEDIAEDGFRRRIRFRTKEQDTTALALGGEHIMESMELDYQLGYSMTREEVPDETEGRFEYQTQALDGEFTIGQGIPTFRILNDGVEDTSHLNHAEYLLDRVVLEPKFIDDDDLNFSANALFRDAFGQRNFSLKTGIDFRAKSKDVDVNEIELRDVPELGLEPYTIGAPDYPFANLGAGISESMFLSDFYADRDAFQIRPQDEDEARELQQAEDFVADEDVLAGYLMGTWQADNWQVIAGARVEYTDYSATGNQLEFDENGDLSITDRSVESDYSNVLPGLHYRYNLSDDMVLRAAWSTTVARPSFSDISPRFSINREDQEIDAGNPDLDPYQSTNFDIMFDWYREGGVISAGVFHKDIDDYIAEFTTTNNAEFAGYEVTTPVNGTDASVTGVEFNLEEQLGAFLVGGNLTFLDTELSLEQREGETFALPESAEQSGNLYVGYEMGRFSTRLSISHRDEYLSEVGDSRAFDIYVAPHTQVDLTASYRLAESLDLVFELVNINDEPLELYQGSEGYTYQLEEYGRTASFGVKGSF is encoded by the coding sequence ATGAAGTTCCGTCAAATGCCATTGGCAATCGCCGTTACCGCACTGTCTGCAGGTAGTGCCTCGCTGGCTTATGCCCAGCCGTCCAACTTGCAGGAAGAGTTGGTTGTTACCGGGCAGCGTGAAGCACGTAATGAAGCTATCGACCTGTACCGGGACTCGGACAGCATTACCAACTTTATTGCCTCGGACGCCATGGGTCAGTTTGTGGACCAGAACGTGGCCGAGTCCCTGCAGCGCCTGCCGGGGGTGTCCATCTCCCGTGACCAGGGCGAAGGCCGCTTTGTCAGCGTGCGCGGTGTGAGTGCGGGATTGAGCTCGGTATCCATTAACGGTATGCGCATCGGTACCCCGGAAGACGGCTCCCGCGCGGTACCGTTGGATGTGATTCCCACCGGCTCCGTTGAGCTGATCGAAATCACCAAGGTACCCACGCCGGATATGCCCGGTGACGCCATCGGCGGTGCGGTCAATGTGAAGTCTGGCTCCGCCTTTGATTACGACGGCGACACTTTCCGCTATCGTGCCGAGGGGTCCTACAACGAGTTGAGCGAGAAGACCAGCCCCAAACTGCAGGCCAACTACACCGACGTGGTGAATGCTTTTGGTGGCTCTGAGAACTTCGGAATCTCCCTCGGCGCCAACTTCCTGGATCGCGAATTCCAGTCCGACAATATTGAGGCCGCCTATTACGAAAACGATGATCTCGGTGAGACCGTCAAGGCCCTGCAGGAAGTTCAGCTGCGCAAGTACTACGTCAACCGCGAGCGCATCGGCGCCAACGTCAACCTGGAATATCGTCCGGATGACACCAGCCGCTACTACATGAATACCGTATTCAGTCGGTTCACGGATGCCGAAACCCGTCAGCGTAGTATTTACGTGTTTGAAGACGGCGCTCTGACCAATTTTGATGGCAACAATGGTACCTTTGAAGACATCGCCGAAGACGGCTTCCGTCGACGCATCCGCTTCCGCACCAAAGAGCAGGACACCACGGCTCTCGCGCTAGGGGGTGAGCACATCATGGAATCCATGGAATTGGATTACCAGTTGGGCTACTCGATGACCCGTGAGGAAGTGCCCGATGAAACCGAGGGTCGGTTTGAGTACCAGACCCAGGCGCTCGACGGTGAGTTCACCATTGGCCAGGGGATTCCGACCTTCCGTATTCTGAACGACGGCGTTGAAGATACCAGTCACCTGAATCACGCCGAGTATCTGCTGGATCGCGTGGTACTGGAGCCGAAATTCATCGACGATGACGACCTGAACTTCTCGGCCAACGCCCTGTTCCGCGATGCCTTTGGCCAGCGCAACTTCTCTCTGAAAACCGGTATTGATTTCCGGGCGAAAAGCAAAGATGTCGACGTCAATGAGATCGAACTGCGCGATGTGCCCGAGCTGGGCCTGGAGCCCTACACCATCGGCGCGCCGGATTACCCGTTCGCCAATTTGGGTGCGGGAATCAGTGAATCAATGTTCCTGAGCGATTTCTACGCTGACCGCGATGCATTCCAGATTCGCCCGCAGGATGAAGACGAAGCGCGCGAGTTGCAGCAGGCCGAAGATTTTGTGGCCGACGAGGATGTGCTCGCTGGCTACCTGATGGGCACCTGGCAGGCCGATAACTGGCAGGTGATCGCCGGGGCGCGGGTGGAGTACACCGACTACAGCGCCACGGGCAATCAGTTGGAATTTGATGAGAACGGGGATCTGTCGATCACCGATCGCTCCGTGGAATCCGACTACTCCAATGTGCTGCCCGGCCTGCATTACCGTTACAACCTGAGCGACGACATGGTACTGCGGGCGGCCTGGAGCACTACCGTCGCCCGTCCCAGTTTTTCCGACATCTCCCCGCGTTTTTCCATCAACCGGGAAGACCAGGAAATTGATGCCGGTAACCCCGATCTAGATCCCTACCAGTCCACCAACTTTGACATTATGTTCGATTGGTACCGCGAGGGGGGTGTGATCTCGGCCGGCGTTTTCCACAAGGATATCGACGATTACATCGCTGAATTCACCACCACGAATAACGCCGAGTTTGCCGGGTACGAAGTGACCACACCGGTCAATGGTACCGACGCCTCGGTGACCGGGGTGGAATTCAATCTGGAAGAGCAGTTGGGCGCCTTCCTGGTCGGCGGTAACCTGACTTTCCTGGACACCGAGTTGTCTCTGGAGCAGCGCGAGGGCGAAACCTTTGCCCTGCCCGAGTCGGCCGAACAGTCCGGTAACCTGTACGTCGGTTACGAGATGGGCCGCTTCAGCACACGCTTGAGTATTTCCCACCGTGACGAGTATCTTAGTGAGGTGGGCGACAGCCGGGCGTTTGATATTTATGTGGCGCCGCACACCCAGGTGGACCTGACCGCGTCGTATCGCCTGGCGGAAAGTCTGGATCTGGTGTTCGAGTTGGTGAATATCAATGACGAACCGCTGGAGTTGTATCAGGGTTCTGAGGGTTACACCTACCAGTTGGAGGAATACGGTCGCACCGCGTCGTTTGGGGTTAAGGGGAGTTTTTAA
- a CDS encoding MFS transporter, with amino-acid sequence MKQTAFSLSALITSIVLLVTGNAFLMTLLGLRLSLDGFNAEVIGWILVFYSIGFVGGTLYAGKIIERVGHIRAFAVFAALLSVAILLHPLAVQAGLWGLLRFLAGFVMAGLMIVVESWISSKADNQNRSSLFAIYQVVFFLSTTGGQVLIRVSDPAGYVPFTLAAILVILALIPLSLTRTESPVIEQGRRMSLRRLYQASSVGATGSLLAGFLISAFYAMGPVYANQMGLEINQISNFMASAIIGAMLLAWPVGKICDRYDRYRVMLAVSLSGGTFSVLAALLGNHNMPLLILCAGLYMGITATLYPIAVAITNDLMDSSKITAAATALLLSYGVGSCIGPVVSSVVMGVLGPRGLFITGALVLGGLSLFMLKKTHEKHTPVSQQEQFITTTPEATLGLQVLDPRNPDFEE; translated from the coding sequence ATGAAACAGACGGCGTTCAGCCTGTCGGCGCTTATTACCAGTATTGTTCTCCTGGTAACCGGCAACGCTTTTCTGATGACACTCCTGGGACTGCGGCTCAGCTTGGACGGCTTCAACGCGGAGGTAATCGGTTGGATTCTGGTCTTTTATTCCATCGGCTTTGTCGGCGGCACGCTCTATGCCGGGAAGATTATCGAACGCGTCGGTCATATCCGCGCCTTCGCGGTTTTTGCCGCCCTGCTGTCGGTCGCGATCCTTCTGCACCCATTGGCGGTCCAGGCGGGACTCTGGGGCCTGCTGCGTTTTCTCGCCGGTTTTGTCATGGCCGGATTGATGATTGTGGTGGAGAGCTGGATCAGCAGTAAAGCGGACAATCAGAATCGCAGCAGTCTGTTCGCCATCTATCAGGTGGTGTTTTTCCTATCCACCACCGGAGGCCAGGTGCTGATTCGGGTCAGCGATCCCGCCGGGTATGTGCCTTTCACTCTGGCCGCCATCCTGGTGATTCTGGCTCTGATTCCGTTGTCGCTTACCCGTACCGAATCCCCGGTTATTGAGCAGGGCAGACGCATGTCACTGCGGCGCCTGTATCAAGCCTCTTCTGTGGGTGCGACAGGGTCTTTGCTGGCCGGCTTTCTGATCAGCGCTTTCTATGCCATGGGCCCGGTGTACGCCAATCAAATGGGGCTGGAGATAAACCAGATCTCCAACTTTATGGCCTCGGCCATTATTGGCGCCATGCTGCTGGCCTGGCCGGTCGGGAAAATCTGTGATCGCTACGACCGTTACCGGGTTATGCTGGCGGTATCGTTAAGCGGTGGGACTTTCAGTGTCTTGGCAGCCTTGCTTGGCAACCATAACATGCCGCTGCTGATTCTCTGCGCAGGGCTCTACATGGGAATCACCGCCACCCTTTACCCCATCGCGGTGGCGATTACCAATGATCTGATGGACAGCAGCAAAATCACCGCCGCCGCCACGGCCCTCTTGCTCAGTTACGGCGTGGGAAGTTGCATTGGCCCCGTGGTCAGCAGTGTGGTTATGGGAGTGTTGGGGCCGCGCGGTTTATTTATCACCGGCGCTCTGGTGCTGGGCGGACTGAGTCTGTTCATGCTCAAGAAGACCCACGAAAAACATACTCCGGTCAGCCAGCAGGAGCAGTTCATCACCACCACCCCCGAGGCGACCCTGGGCCTTCAGGTACTGGACCCCCGCAACCCGGATTTTGAAGAGTAG
- a CDS encoding DUF2256 domain-containing protein, whose amino-acid sequence MAKARKKRNLPSKTCPVCGRPFTWRKKWEKDWDNVKYCSERCRRTGAAPDLPKLSRSD is encoded by the coding sequence ATGGCCAAAGCCCGTAAAAAGCGCAACCTGCCCAGCAAAACCTGCCCGGTGTGCGGGCGACCTTTCACCTGGCGGAAGAAATGGGAGAAGGACTGGGATAACGTCAAATACTGCTCCGAGCGCTGCCGCCGAACCGGGGCTGCGCCCGACCTGCCAAAACTCAGTAGGTCGGATTAG
- the gcvH gene encoding glycine cleavage system protein GcvH, whose translation MSEIRNELKYLPSHEWARLEEDGTVTIGISDHAQDSLGDVVFVELPEVGSTVSKGEEAGVVESVKAASDIYSPVSGEVIAINDALEDSPETVNGSPYDDGWFFRVQPTDTAELDDALDADGYRNAVESEGA comes from the coding sequence ATGAGCGAGATTCGCAATGAACTGAAATACCTGCCCAGCCACGAGTGGGCTCGGCTGGAAGAGGATGGCACCGTCACCATCGGCATCAGCGATCACGCCCAGGACAGTCTGGGTGATGTGGTGTTTGTGGAACTGCCGGAAGTCGGCAGCACCGTCAGCAAGGGCGAGGAAGCCGGGGTGGTGGAATCGGTGAAGGCCGCCTCCGACATTTACTCGCCGGTCAGCGGCGAAGTGATTGCCATCAACGACGCGCTGGAAGATTCGCCGGAAACCGTGAACGGTTCGCCCTACGACGATGGCTGGTTCTTCCGTGTGCAGCCGACCGATACGGCGGAGCTGGACGATGCGTTGGATGCCGATGGGTATCGGAACGCGGTGGAGAGCGAAGGGGCTTAA
- a CDS encoding DNA-3-methyladenine glycosylase I, whose amino-acid sequence MTNTVPGPDGKPRCFWCKAAPEFFEYHDREWGFPVDDDRQLFEKLCLESFQSGLSWRTILAKRDNFRKAFKSFDFHKVARFTEKDVQRLLEDAGIVRHRGKIEAVINNAQRAKELVAEERSLAAYVWRFEPTERPDVDPQTQSTSPESVALSKDLKKRGWKFVGPTTVYAFMQSMGLVNDHAHECCMRQEIDKARKRFRRPVV is encoded by the coding sequence ATGACCAACACCGTACCCGGACCGGATGGCAAGCCGCGCTGTTTCTGGTGCAAGGCGGCACCGGAGTTTTTTGAGTATCACGATCGGGAGTGGGGCTTTCCCGTGGATGACGATCGCCAGCTGTTTGAGAAGCTGTGCCTGGAGAGCTTTCAGTCCGGTTTGAGCTGGCGCACGATCCTGGCCAAGCGGGATAACTTCCGGAAAGCGTTCAAAAGCTTTGATTTTCACAAGGTGGCCCGCTTTACCGAAAAGGATGTTCAGCGCCTGTTGGAAGACGCCGGTATCGTTCGTCATCGGGGCAAAATCGAGGCGGTGATCAATAACGCGCAGCGAGCCAAAGAACTGGTTGCCGAGGAGAGATCATTGGCCGCCTATGTGTGGCGTTTTGAGCCGACGGAGCGACCGGATGTGGACCCGCAGACGCAGAGCACCTCGCCGGAATCGGTCGCACTGTCGAAAGACCTGAAAAAGCGCGGCTGGAAGTTTGTCGGGCCGACCACGGTTTACGCCTTTATGCAGTCAATGGGGCTGGTGAATGATCATGCCCACGAGTGTTGTATGCGGCAGGAGATTGATAAGGCGCGTAAGCGGTTTAGGCGGCCAGTTGTGTGA
- the gcvT gene encoding glycine cleavage system aminomethyltransferase GcvT yields the protein MGNRTPLYATHVAMGGKIVDFGGWDMPLNYGSQMEEHHQVRRAAGMFDVSHMTVVDVCGTHAKPYLQYLLANDVAKLDGKPGKALYSGMLNHEGGVVDDLIVYNREGHFLREGHYRLVVNCATREKDLAWMREVGQDYDVEIDERPHLAMIAVQGPEAIARVTQVLPQYAEGIEQLSVFQAHEADDWFIGRTGYTGEDGLEIVLPGEQAEALWKALAEAGVAPCGLGARDTLRLEAGMNLYGHEMDEQTSPLVANMGWTIAWIPEQRDFVGRQALTDQKAAGVQDKLVGLSMTARGVLRAGQRVRVAGIEREGVITSGSFSPTLGHSIALARVPIEVGEQCEVELRGKWVTVSVTKPAFVRNGKALI from the coding sequence ATGGGCAACCGCACCCCTCTGTACGCCACCCATGTCGCCATGGGTGGGAAAATCGTTGATTTCGGCGGCTGGGACATGCCACTGAACTATGGCTCGCAAATGGAAGAGCACCACCAGGTGCGGCGGGCCGCCGGCATGTTCGATGTGTCCCACATGACCGTGGTGGACGTCTGCGGCACCCACGCCAAACCCTACCTGCAGTACCTGCTGGCCAACGATGTGGCCAAGCTGGACGGCAAGCCCGGCAAGGCCCTGTACAGCGGCATGCTCAACCACGAGGGCGGCGTGGTGGACGATCTGATTGTCTACAATCGGGAGGGACACTTTCTGCGTGAAGGCCACTATCGGCTGGTGGTGAACTGTGCCACGCGGGAAAAGGACCTGGCCTGGATGCGTGAAGTCGGTCAGGATTACGATGTCGAAATTGATGAGCGCCCGCATCTGGCCATGATCGCGGTTCAGGGCCCCGAGGCGATTGCCCGGGTGACTCAAGTGTTGCCCCAGTACGCCGAAGGCATTGAACAACTGAGCGTGTTTCAAGCCCATGAGGCGGACGACTGGTTTATCGGCCGCACCGGTTACACCGGTGAAGACGGACTGGAAATCGTGTTGCCCGGCGAGCAGGCAGAGGCACTCTGGAAAGCATTGGCTGAAGCCGGGGTAGCGCCCTGCGGTCTGGGCGCGCGTGACACCCTGCGTCTGGAAGCGGGCATGAACCTCTACGGTCATGAGATGGATGAGCAGACCTCGCCCCTGGTGGCCAATATGGGCTGGACCATCGCCTGGATACCGGAGCAACGCGACTTTGTCGGCCGTCAGGCGCTGACCGACCAGAAGGCAGCCGGTGTGCAGGACAAGCTGGTGGGCCTGAGCATGACCGCGCGCGGTGTGCTGCGCGCTGGCCAGCGAGTGCGTGTTGCGGGGATCGAGCGCGAAGGTGTGATCACCAGCGGCAGCTTCTCCCCGACCCTGGGCCACAGCATCGCCCTGGCCCGGGTGCCCATCGAGGTGGGCGAGCAGTGCGAAGTGGAACTGCGCGGCAAGTGGGTGACCGTTTCAGTCACCAAACCGGCGTTTGTCCGCAACGGCAAAGCCCTCATTTAA
- a CDS encoding winged helix-turn-helix domain-containing protein: MSDFDHTQIDDLIHSRIRLAVIAVLAGVDKAEFTFIRDRVKTTDGNLSTHLRKLEDRRYVAIEKRIDGRKPVTEVSLTESGREAFERYLAHLESMLGAAQSRGQT, encoded by the coding sequence GTGTCGGATTTTGATCATACCCAGATCGACGATCTGATTCACTCGCGCATTCGCTTGGCGGTCATCGCAGTACTGGCCGGCGTGGATAAAGCAGAGTTCACCTTTATCCGCGACCGGGTCAAAACCACTGACGGCAACTTGAGCACTCATTTACGCAAGCTGGAAGATCGTCGGTACGTGGCAATTGAAAAACGCATTGATGGCCGCAAACCGGTCACCGAGGTATCTCTGACCGAGTCCGGTCGAGAGGCGTTTGAGCGCTATTTAGCTCACCTTGAGTCGATGCTTGGTGCAGCGCAAAGCAGGGGCCAAACCTGA
- a CDS encoding peptidylprolyl isomerase yields MPQAAARHILVDSEATCNELKAKIEAGEDFAKLAQDHSKCPSGRNGGDLGTFGPGQMVPEFDKVVFSAPVNEVQGPVKTQFGYHLLEVTQRQD; encoded by the coding sequence ATGCCTCAAGCAGCCGCCCGTCACATCCTGGTCGACAGCGAAGCGACCTGTAATGAACTGAAAGCCAAAATCGAAGCCGGTGAGGACTTCGCCAAACTGGCGCAGGATCACTCCAAGTGTCCCTCGGGTCGCAATGGTGGTGACCTGGGCACCTTTGGTCCGGGCCAAATGGTACCGGAGTTCGACAAAGTGGTTTTCAGCGCACCGGTCAATGAGGTGCAGGGCCCGGTGAAGACCCAGTTTGGCTATCACCTGCTGGAAGTCACTCAGCGCCAGGACTGA